In Paramisgurnus dabryanus chromosome 14, PD_genome_1.1, whole genome shotgun sequence, one genomic interval encodes:
- the ldb1b gene encoding LIM domain-binding protein 1b — translation MSVGGCACPGCSSKSFKLYSPKEPPNGSAFPPFHPGTMLDRDVGPTPMYPPTYLEPGIGRHTPYGNQTDYRIFELNKRLQNWTEECDNLWWDAFTTEFFEDDAMLTITFCLEDGPKRYTIGRTLIPRYFRSVFEGGATELYYILKHPKESFHNNFVSLDCDQCTMVTQNGKPMFTQVCVEGRLYLEFMFDDMMRIKTWHFSIRQHRELIPRSILAMHAQDPQMLDQLSKNITRCGLSNSTLNYLRLCVILEPMQELMSRHKTYSLSPRDCLKTCLFQKWQRMVAPPAEPARQAPSKRRKRKMSGGSTMSAGGGTNNNSNSKKKSPANSFPLSSQVPDVMVVGEPTLMGGEFGDEDERLITRLENTQFDAANGIDDEDSFNNSPALGANSPWNNKPPSSQEGKNDNPTSQASQ, via the exons GCTGTTCCTCCAAGTCTTTCAAGCTGTACTCCCCAAAGGAACCGCCCAACGGCAGTGCTTTCCCCCCCTTCCACCCCGGCACCATGCTGGACAGAGACGTGGG CCCGACGCCCATGTATCCCCCCACATACCTGGAGCCAGGAATCGG GAGACACACGCCGTATGGAAACCAGACAGACTACAGGATATTTGAACTCAACAAGCGACTTCAGAACTGGACTGAG GAGTGTGATAATCTGTGGTGGGATGCTTTCACTACTGAATTCTTTGAAGATGACGCTATGCTGACCATCACATTTTGTCTGGAGGACGGTCCGAAACGATACA CAATCGGCCGGACGCTAATTCCACGTTACTTCAGGAGCGTGTTTGAGGGCGGAGCCACTGAGCTCTACTACATCCTCAAGCACCCTAAAGAGTCTTTCCATAACAACTTTGTGTCTCTGGACTGTGATCAATGTACGATGGTCACACAGAACGGCAAACCCATGTTCACACAG GTTTGCGTGGAGGGTCGTCTGTATCTGGAGTTTATGTTTGATGATATGATGAGGATAAAGACGTGGCACTTCAGCATCAGACAGCACAGAGAACTCATTCCCCGCAGCATCCTGGCCATGCAC gCACAGGACCCACAGATGTTGGACCAGCTGTCCAAAAACATCACCAGATGTGGCCTCTCCAACTCCACCCTCAACTACCTCCGA TTGTGTGTTATCCTGGAGCCCATGCAGGAGCTGATGTCCAGACACAAGACGTACAGCCTGAGTCCCAGGGACTGCCTGAAGACGTGTCTCTTTCAGAAGTGGCAGAGGATGGTCGCTCCTCCCG CTGAACCGGCCAGACAGGCACCAAGCAAACGACGAAAGCGCAAGATGTCGGGCGGGAGCACGATGAGCGCGGGCGGTGGCACCAATAACAACAGCAACAGCAAGAAGAAGAGTCCTGCAAACAGCTTCCCACTGTCCAGTCAGGTCCCT GATGTGATGGTGGTAGGCGAACCCACTCTGATGGGGGGAGAGTTCGGTGACGAAGACGAACGACTGATAACGCGGCTGGAGAACACGCAGTTTGACGCCGCCAACGGCATCGACGACGAGGACAGCTTTAACAACTCGCCCGCGCTGGGTGCCAACAGCCCCTGGAACAACAAGCCTCCATCCAGCCAGGAGGGGAAGAACGACAACCCCACCTCACAGGCGTCTCAGTGA